The following proteins come from a genomic window of Nitrosopumilus sp.:
- a CDS encoding class I SAM-dependent methyltransferase yields the protein MGLGSYWGEVMDVLREIIPVYDKVNSIISLGKDVEHRNRGISGRVLPGNKILDAGSGFGNMSKTAMKLTDGKISITLYDPLVPMLKNTGKHFDKSPDMANGVFEHIPFRDEEFDAVLCGYSLRDAINLRIAISEIHRVLKNDGRFVIVDLGKPDEAFIRAGVSFYLRCILPILAFVAGGRLGLKFGTLYGTFKRWPANKKLEALLLEKFSRVEFEKDLMGGAIMVAAYK from the coding sequence ATGGGTTTAGGAAGTTATTGGGGCGAAGTAATGGATGTACTTCGAGAAATTATTCCTGTTTATGACAAAGTAAATTCCATAATTTCATTAGGTAAAGACGTAGAGCATAGAAATCGCGGAATTTCGGGAAGAGTTCTTCCAGGGAATAAAATTCTTGACGCAGGTTCTGGTTTTGGCAACATGTCAAAGACTGCAATGAAATTAACTGATGGAAAAATTTCAATTACACTTTATGATCCTCTAGTCCCCATGCTAAAAAACACAGGTAAGCATTTTGATAAATCACCAGATATGGCAAATGGGGTTTTTGAACACATTCCATTTAGAGATGAAGAATTTGACGCAGTTTTGTGCGGGTATTCGTTAAGGGATGCAATCAATTTGAGGATTGCAATTTCTGAGATTCACAGAGTTTTAAAAAATGACGGAAGATTTGTGATTGTGGATTTGGGAAAACCAGATGAAGCATTCATCAGAGCAGGAGTTTCATTTTATCTGCGATGCATTCTCCCCATTCTAGCGTTTGTTGCAGGTGGAAGATTAGGATTAAAGTTTGGAACGTTGTATGGGACATTCAAAAGATGGCCTGCAAACAAAAAGCTTGAAGCATTATTACTAGAAAAATTTTCCAGAGTCGAATTTGAGAAAGATCTTATGGGTG